CCTCACCCGAATGGATCCCGACGCGGTAGCTAAAGCATTCGTCGATCATTATTACTCCACTTTCGATGCCAATCGAGCCAATCTTGGTAATCTCTACCAAGACAATTCCATGTTGACGTTTGAAGGTCAGAAGATCCAAGGCTCACCTAATATCGTCGCCAAGCTCTCTAGTCTACCCTTCCAGCAGTGCAAGCACTCCGTTAGCACCGTTGATTGCCAGCCTTCTGGTCCTACTGGTGGCATGCTTGTCTTCGTCAGCGGCAATCTTCAACTCGCTGGTGAACAACACGCTCTCAAATTCAGTCAGGTAATGCCTTCTGCTTTTAATCCagatgtttttattattattattattattatttgtttctatttgtGAGCCTTGTGGTTATtgattttttggatttttggaTTTGATCTTTGTTGGATCTAGTGTTGTTTTGGAGTTAGCTGATtggtttttgttattatagaGTTGGACTGCGTTGATTGAATTCGCGTTCTGATTCTCTAATTTTCGTGGTTCTGCTGTTTAATATCATTAGGATTTGTGTAGTTTGCGTTGTCCTTCTTCTTGTAGATCTAGGGGCTTTTGTTGggattatatgta
This is a stretch of genomic DNA from Cucumis sativus cultivar 9930 chromosome 4, Cucumber_9930_V3, whole genome shotgun sequence. It encodes these proteins:
- the LOC101214765 gene encoding nuclear transport factor 2B, which produces MDPDAVAKAFVDHYYSTFDANRANLGNLYQDNSMLTFEGQKIQGSPNIVAKLSSLPFQQCKHSVSTVDCQPSGPTGGMLVFVSGNLQLAGEQHALKFSQMFHLMPTPQGSFFVQNDIFRLNYA